In Stomoxys calcitrans chromosome 2, idStoCalc2.1, whole genome shotgun sequence, the following proteins share a genomic window:
- the LOC106096368 gene encoding glycine receptor subunit alpha-2 has protein sequence MMFMTSKQLKQHKFLIIITIYCYLLEKSILMCNCVHGYRTDSAESLQHLETSLSLPDILPIPSKSYDKNRAPKLLGQPTVVYFHVTVLSLDSINEESMTYVTDIFLAQSWRDPRLRLPENMSEEYRILDVDWLHSIWRPDCFFKNAKKVTFHEMSIPNHYLWLYHDKTLLYMAKLTLVLSCAMKFESYPHDTQVCSMMIESLSHTVNDLVFIWNMTDPLVVSSEIELPQLDISNNFTTDCTIEYSTGNFTCLAIVFNLRRRLGYHLLHTYIPSALIVVMSWISFWIKPEAIPARVTLGVTSLLTLATQNTQSQQLLPPVSYVKAIDVWMSSCSVFVFLSLMEFAIVNNYMGPVATKAMKGYSDENITDFDDIKNPHRASIIEPQYDTFCQGHATALFIDKFSRFFFPFSFFILNIVYWTTFL, from the exons ATGATGTTTATGACTTCGAAGCAATTAAAACAACACAAATTTCTTATAATTATTACAATCTATTGTTATCTATTGGAAAAATCAATATTGATGTGTAATTGTGTTCATGGTTATAG aacagaTAGTGCTGAATCTTTACAGCATCTGGAAACGAGTCTATCACTACCCGACATTTTGCCAATACCATCAAAATCCTATGATAAAAATCGAGCTCCCAAACTACTGGGACAACCAACGGTGGTATATTTTCATGTGACGGTATTATCTTTGGATTCCATAAATGAGGAATCTATG ACCTATGTAACTGATATATTTCTAGCACAAAGTTGGCGTGATCCTCGCTTACGTTTGCCTGAGAACATGAGTGAGGAGTATCGCATATTAGATGTCGATTGGCTGCACAGTATATGGCGCCCTGattgttttttcaaaaatgctaaGAAGGTTACATTTCATGAGATGAGTATACCCAATCATTATTTGTGGCTGTATCATGATAAAACGCTGCTCTACATGGCCAA ATTGACTTTGGTGTTATCATGTGCCATGAAATTTGAATCGTATCCGCATGACACTCAAGTATGCTCCATGATGATAGAAAGTC TATCCCACACGGTTAATGACTTGGTTTTCATATGGAATATGACAGATCCCTTGGTTGTCAGCAGCGAAATTGAATTGCCTCAGTTGGATATATCGAATAACTTTACAACAGATTGTACGATAGAATATTCAACAG GAAATTTCACTTGTCTGgccattgtttttaatttacgcCGCCGCCTGGGTTATCACTTACTGCATACGTATATACCATCAGCATTGATTGTTGTCATGTCTTGGATCTCGTTTTGGATTAAGCCCGAAGCAATACCAGCACGTGTCACACTGGGTGTGACCTCACTGCTAACACTGGCCACACAAAATACACAATCGCAACAGTTACTGCCACCAGTGTCGTATGTTAAGGCCATAGACGTCTGGATGTCTTCATGTTCAGTGTTTGTTTTCCTATCACTCATGGAATTTGCCATTGTGAATAATTATATGGGACCGGTGGCGACAAAAGCCATGAAAGGTTATTCCGATGAGAATATAacggattttgatgatattAAG AATCCTCATCGTGCTTCAATAATAGAACCACAATATGACACATTTTGCCAAGGGCATGCCACAGCTCTATTTATTGACAAATTCTCGCGattcttttttccattttcatttttcatactaaatattgtttattggacGACATTTCTTTAA